In Methanothermococcus thermolithotrophicus DSM 2095, one DNA window encodes the following:
- a CDS encoding MBL fold metallo-hydrolase translates to MLKLLYKGILIRDNDRIKKASSSVTYIGTKKHNIIVDTSSKDNRELIIEELKKLGLKPADIDIVINTHSHHDHVGNNDLFNNAEFINYSNIENLKDYENQRLNKNSSSLRKPSVFESSRFCSPPLSPSEAKVSYKSEGFVQSWWFSNPVGDEIEIIKTPGHTPDSISVIYKEYIVVGDAAPLKNNILKNIPPKLNYDAGIALASLRRIKSIGKNIVTGHEGIVYRDEYIK, encoded by the coding sequence ATGTTAAAACTACTTTATAAAGGGATATTGATTAGGGATAACGATAGAATAAAAAAAGCCTCATCATCTGTAACGTACATTGGTACAAAAAAACATAATATAATAGTTGACACATCGTCTAAGGATAATAGGGAGCTCATAATAGAAGAATTAAAAAAGTTAGGATTAAAACCCGCTGACATAGATATTGTTATAAACACTCACAGCCATCATGACCATGTTGGAAACAACGATTTATTCAATAATGCAGAATTTATAAACTACAGCAACATCGAAAACCTAAAAGATTACGAAAATCAAAGATTAAACAAAAACTCTTCGAGTTTACGAAAACCTTCGGTTTTCGAATCCAGTAGGTTTTGTAGCCCACCACTATCACCGAGCGAAGCGAAGGTGAGCTACAAATCCGAAGGATTTGTTCAATCGTGGTGGTTTTCGAATCCAGTAGGTGATGAAATTGAGATTATAAAAACTCCAGGCCATACTCCAGACAGTATTTCAGTAATTTATAAAGAATATATAGTTGTTGGAGATGCAGCACCGTTAAAAAATAATATTTTAAAAAATATTCCCCCAAAATTAAACTATGACGCCGGTATTGCATTAGCATCTTTAAGAAGGATAAAAAGCATTGGGAAAAACATTGTAACAGGTCATGAAGGCATAGTGTACAGGGATGAATATATTAAATAA
- the thpR gene encoding RNA 2',3'-cyclic phosphodiesterase, which produces MRCFLAIELDDSIKDKLELLKSKFKLKGIKLVEKENLHITIKFLGDVDEETLEKIKNLDLDFGMSSRPLISKIENIGVFPNENYIRVIWVGAHNLVELFKEVDEKLSKLGFKKEKEYVPHITIGRVKFVENKKELQHRVEKHKHVDIGELKIKNICLIKSELTPEGPIYELIKKW; this is translated from the coding sequence ATGAGATGTTTTTTAGCCATTGAACTGGACGATAGTATAAAGGATAAGCTGGAATTACTAAAGAGTAAATTCAAGTTAAAAGGAATAAAGCTGGTTGAAAAAGAAAATCTCCATATAACCATTAAATTTTTAGGAGATGTTGATGAAGAAACCTTAGAAAAAATTAAGAATTTGGATCTGGATTTTGGTATGTCTTCAAGGCCCCTAATTAGTAAAATAGAAAATATTGGGGTTTTTCCAAATGAAAACTACATAAGAGTTATTTGGGTAGGAGCTCATAATTTAGTAGAACTTTTTAAAGAAGTTGATGAAAAACTATCAAAACTGGGCTTCAAGAAAGAAAAAGAATACGTCCCCCATATAACAATTGGAAGGGTTAAGTTTGTAGAAAATAAAAAAGAACTGCAACATCGTGTAGAGAAGCATAAACATGTAGATATTGGAGAGTTGAAGATAAAAAATATATGTTTAATAAAAAGTGAGCTAACTCCTGAAGGTCCAATTTACGAGCTCATTAAAAAATGGTGA
- a CDS encoding Trm112 family protein translates to MTWIKNYIDILQCPCCNGDLELSNELLKCKKCKKTFKIVDNIPILLK, encoded by the coding sequence ATGACCTGGATAAAAAATTATATAGATATACTCCAGTGTCCGTGTTGTAATGGGGATCTAGAGTTAAGTAATGAATTATTAAAATGCAAAAAATGCAAAAAAACCTTTAAAATAGTTGACAACATACCTATTCTACTAAAATAG
- the truD gene encoding tRNA pseudouridine(13) synthase TruD has translation MKFRFIQKKRKEESQNNLRNSRERLKLKFRRHKIYSLIDSMPPNLNKYVLNLKHGHLNGTIKKHPEDFIVEEITEDGIVLEVGKDIGFKDVEKWNGSFIQFTLEKNNWNTMDAIGKIARATKSRRKNFGFAGTKDKFAITTQKVGCFGIKMEDLKKVNIPGITLRDIHKSNKKLRMGHLWGNRFTIKVRDVECSREELENTLKNIKIEYVLNYYGIQRFGHYRPITHVVGKFIYQRDFESAFYTYCGTPINEEGILKEARELVDNGEFKKALELYPKRQNYERRMLEYYLRYKDFKKAFKALPPQLNSMFVNAYQSYLFNEMINKRYEYGFEPMEGDILKDGVPTGVLYGYNTKFADGIQGEIEKEIAERENLDLKKFRIEDFGNFQGARRKLIAKVYDFDCKIDDDGYVLKFKLRKGNYATAVLREFIEKLE, from the coding sequence ATGAAGTTTAGGTTTATTCAGAAAAAAAGAAAAGAAGAGAGTCAAAACAACCTAAGGAACTCTCGAGAAAGGTTAAAGTTAAAATTCAGAAGGCATAAAATTTACAGTTTGATAGACAGTATGCCACCGAATTTAAATAAATACGTTCTAAACCTTAAACACGGGCATTTGAATGGTACCATAAAAAAGCATCCTGAAGATTTCATTGTAGAGGAAATTACAGAAGACGGCATTGTTTTGGAAGTTGGAAAGGATATTGGATTTAAGGATGTAGAAAAATGGAACGGCTCATTTATCCAATTCACACTGGAAAAAAACAACTGGAACACAATGGATGCCATAGGGAAAATTGCAAGAGCTACTAAGTCAAGGAGAAAGAACTTCGGATTTGCAGGAACTAAAGATAAGTTTGCCATAACGACCCAGAAAGTAGGATGTTTTGGAATAAAAATGGAAGACCTAAAAAAAGTCAATATACCTGGCATTACATTGAGGGACATCCATAAAAGCAATAAAAAACTTAGAATGGGGCATTTGTGGGGAAATAGATTTACAATAAAAGTAAGAGATGTAGAATGTAGTAGGGAAGAACTTGAAAACACGTTGAAAAACATCAAGATAGAATATGTATTAAACTACTATGGAATCCAAAGGTTTGGACACTATAGGCCTATAACTCACGTTGTTGGTAAGTTCATATATCAAAGGGATTTTGAAAGTGCATTTTATACCTACTGTGGAACTCCAATAAATGAAGAAGGAATTTTAAAGGAAGCAAGAGAACTCGTTGATAATGGAGAATTTAAAAAGGCATTGGAACTATATCCTAAGAGACAGAACTACGAAAGAAGAATGTTGGAGTATTATTTAAGATACAAGGACTTTAAAAAAGCATTTAAGGCTTTACCTCCACAGCTTAACAGCATGTTTGTAAATGCCTATCAGTCCTACCTATTCAACGAAATGATAAATAAAAGATATGAATATGGCTTTGAACCTATGGAAGGAGATATTTTAAAAGATGGTGTTCCAACCGGGGTATTGTATGGATATAATACTAAATTTGCAGACGGAATTCAAGGGGAAATAGAAAAAGAAATAGCTGAAAGAGAAAATCTGGACCTAAAAAAGTTCAGAATTGAAGACTTTGGAAACTTCCAAGGTGCTAGAAGAAAATTAATAGCCAAAGTTTATGACTTCGACTGTAAAATCGATGATGATGGATATGTTTTAAAATTTAAGCTGAGAAAAGGAAATTACGCCACAGCAGTTTTAAGGGAATTCATAGAAAAGCTTGAATAA
- a CDS encoding tRNA(Ile)(2)-agmatinylcytidine synthase, giving the protein MFIGIDDTDSRDRYCTTYVGALLIEELGKKYKMDTPKLIRMNPMVKYKTRGNGGVCLRINEDEKKLSEKDIEYIKNTVIKTVEEYADFECENTNPGIVFLSEDSYNSNREILNNYYKKVLYDIVSVEYAEKIIEKVGGEFRKYKKGYGIIGALGSISSVPPYTYELLTYRKKEKWGQKRILDEKSVIEMDEKTFPFTFNNVDGEKPIIAPHTSCPVLYGIRGIKKDILLKAMDIVKCEEIDKYTIYKTNQGTDVHLRFMEIKDVYPDTGVITYGMVVTEPKNLPGGHVVFKLKDTANSEEINCIAYEPTKEFRNLIRELTKGDLIGVYGTVREEPFGINIEKIKVVKLAKKYEKNKKCSCGGTLKSKGTKSGYKCNKCGKKLRYDEIELIEVKRNIREGFYEVPPSARRHLSKPLILYDLY; this is encoded by the coding sequence GTGTTTATCGGAATCGACGATACAGACAGTAGGGATAGGTACTGTACCACTTACGTTGGAGCACTCCTAATAGAAGAACTTGGTAAAAAATACAAAATGGACACTCCGAAACTCATAAGGATGAATCCAATGGTAAAATACAAAACACGGGGCAATGGTGGAGTATGCCTAAGAATAAACGAAGATGAAAAAAAATTAAGCGAAAAAGATATTGAATACATAAAAAACACGGTAATAAAAACTGTAGAAGAATACGCTGATTTTGAATGTGAAAATACAAACCCCGGAATAGTATTTCTAAGTGAGGATAGTTACAATTCAAACAGGGAAATTTTAAATAATTACTACAAAAAAGTACTCTACGACATCGTATCTGTTGAATACGCTGAAAAAATCATTGAAAAAGTCGGCGGAGAATTTAGAAAATATAAAAAAGGCTACGGGATAATAGGGGCATTGGGTAGTATCTCTTCAGTTCCCCCATATACCTACGAACTTCTAACATATAGAAAAAAAGAGAAATGGGGACAAAAGAGGATACTTGACGAAAAATCTGTTATAGAAATGGATGAAAAAACTTTTCCATTTACCTTTAATAACGTAGATGGAGAAAAACCGATTATAGCCCCGCACACAAGCTGTCCTGTTTTATATGGTATCAGAGGTATAAAAAAAGACATCCTCTTAAAAGCCATGGATATCGTTAAATGTGAAGAAATAGATAAATATACAATCTATAAAACCAACCAAGGAACAGACGTTCATTTGAGATTTATGGAAATAAAGGATGTATATCCAGATACTGGAGTTATAACCTATGGAATGGTTGTTACCGAACCTAAAAATTTACCTGGTGGTCATGTAGTTTTTAAATTAAAGGATACTGCCAACAGTGAAGAGATAAACTGCATAGCTTATGAACCTACCAAAGAATTTAGGAACCTAATAAGGGAGCTCACAAAGGGAGATCTAATTGGTGTCTATGGTACTGTGAGGGAAGAACCATTTGGAATAAATATTGAAAAAATAAAAGTTGTAAAATTGGCTAAAAAGTATGAGAAGAATAAAAAGTGTAGCTGTGGAGGAACTTTAAAATCCAAAGGGACTAAAAGCGGGTATAAATGCAATAAGTGTGGGAAGAAATTGAGGTATGATGAGATAGAATTAATTGAAGTGAAAAGGAATATAAGAGAAGGTTTTTACGAAGTTCCTCCGTCTGCTAGAAGGCACCTTAGCAAACCTTTGATTCTTTACGATTTATATTAA
- the radB gene encoding DNA repair and recombination protein RadB yields the protein MLEEIIKGNIEKKTITQIYGPPGVGKTNICILSVINFAKKGLKVVYIDTEGSLSVERIKQICKDDFEEVLKNVIIYEPSNFEEQTITLEKILMLENLGLIVVDGIASLYRLELCDDVNENTRLNRILGKQILTLLKLAKKKNVAILVTNQVRNISGNRNETSNNENRRFSNFEAVGGLLLEYWSKSIIRIEKYDSYREMILEKHRYAKEGEKLKFRIVESGVELLG from the coding sequence ATGTTGGAAGAAATTATAAAAGGGAATATTGAGAAAAAAACCATAACTCAAATTTACGGTCCCCCTGGAGTAGGAAAAACGAATATCTGCATACTTTCAGTGATTAACTTTGCTAAGAAAGGATTAAAAGTAGTTTATATCGATACCGAAGGTAGTTTATCTGTGGAAAGGATTAAGCAAATTTGTAAGGATGATTTTGAAGAAGTTTTAAAAAATGTAATTATTTACGAACCTTCGAATTTTGAAGAACAGACGATCACACTTGAAAAAATACTAATGCTGGAGAATTTAGGTTTAATTGTTGTAGATGGGATAGCTTCACTTTACAGACTTGAATTATGCGATGACGTAAATGAAAATACCAGATTAAATAGGATACTTGGAAAACAGATTTTAACCTTATTAAAATTAGCTAAAAAGAAAAATGTGGCCATATTGGTAACCAATCAGGTTAGGAATATTTCAGGAAATCGAAACGAAACTTCTAACAACGAAAATCGTAGGTTTTCTAATTTTGAAGCTGTGGGAGGACTACTCTTAGAGTATTGGAGTAAATCTATAATCAGAATTGAAAAATACGATAGTTATAGAGAGATGATCTTAGAAAAACACAGGTACGCAAAAGAAGGTGAAAAACTTAAGTTTAGAATAGTTGAAAGTGGGGTTGAACTTTTAGGGTAA